A window of the Pseudomonas gozinkensis genome harbors these coding sequences:
- the galU gene encoding UTP--glucose-1-phosphate uridylyltransferase GalU has protein sequence MIRKCLFPAAGYGTRFLPATKAMPKEMLPIVNKPLIEYAVEEARDAGLQHMAIVTGRGKRALEDHFDISYELEHQIRGTEKEKFLAGTRELIDTCTFSYTRQVEMKGLGHAILSGRPLIGDEPFAVVLADDLCLNLEGDGVLTQMIELYKKFRCSIVAIQEVPRDQTHKYGVIAGEAISDGIYRVNNMVEKPAPQDAPSNLAIIGRYILTPDIFDLIADTEPGKGGEIQITDALMKQAQNGCVLAYKFKGLRFDCGDAEGYLQATNFCYENVYLKGR, from the coding sequence ATGATCCGTAAATGTTTGTTCCCCGCTGCCGGTTATGGCACGCGTTTCTTGCCGGCCACCAAAGCCATGCCCAAGGAAATGCTGCCGATCGTCAACAAGCCGTTGATCGAATACGCCGTTGAAGAAGCACGGGATGCCGGCCTGCAACACATGGCCATCGTCACCGGACGGGGCAAGCGCGCACTGGAAGACCACTTCGACATCAGCTACGAACTCGAACACCAGATTCGCGGCACCGAGAAAGAAAAATTCCTGGCCGGCACCCGCGAGCTGATCGACACCTGCACCTTCTCCTACACCCGTCAGGTGGAAATGAAAGGCCTGGGCCACGCGATTCTCAGCGGCCGCCCGTTGATCGGTGACGAGCCTTTCGCCGTGGTGCTGGCGGACGACCTGTGCCTGAACCTCGAAGGCGACGGCGTGCTCACGCAGATGATCGAGCTCTACAAGAAATTCCGCTGCTCGATCGTGGCCATCCAGGAAGTCCCGCGCGACCAGACCCACAAGTACGGCGTGATCGCCGGCGAAGCGATATCCGACGGCATCTACCGGGTCAACAACATGGTGGAAAAACCGGCCCCGCAAGACGCACCGTCGAACCTGGCGATCATCGGCCGCTACATCCTCACGCCGGACATCTTCGACCTGATCGCCGACACCGAGCCGGGCAAGGGCGGCGAAATCCAGATCACCGACGCCCTGATGAAACAGGCGCAGAACGGTTGTGTGCTGGCCTACAAATTCAAGGGCCTGCGCTTCGACTGCGGCGACGCCGAGGGTTACCTGCAGGCGACCAACTTCTGCTACGAAAACGTTTACCTGAAGGGCCGCTGA
- a CDS encoding acyltransferase family protein: MSSKKKSLEIETLRGLACLLLVLYHVIGPLGGGLKIDIGSPFRVIADSMVYVRMPLFTFISGYIYSIYKIRGNDFSAFFSGKVRRLIVPLFCVGVPFSVLQAVGPGVNKDVSVMDALLSFYVPINHFWFLQAVFIIFMFVGLLEWRGLLRTPTRLYLLFAFAAAVFLLPSFPLDAFGINGAIYLLPFFVAGMIGQEKVSELKQTFKVIGPLVFVLISLTLLYVASVDRELIVDRRSLIGLTVGCVSCIALLSSDMRSKALTWLGGYSYAIFLFHVLFAATSRSILGRLGVKDESVLVFCGVTCGLLGPVVLSMIFSRFNFTSVLFLGERAATKKKPAATIAPVAQA, from the coding sequence ATGTCGAGCAAGAAAAAGTCCCTGGAGATCGAAACCCTGCGTGGCCTGGCGTGCCTGTTGCTGGTGCTCTATCACGTGATCGGGCCGTTGGGCGGTGGTTTGAAAATCGACATCGGCTCGCCGTTCCGGGTGATCGCCGATTCGATGGTGTACGTGCGCATGCCGCTGTTCACCTTCATTTCCGGCTATATCTATTCCATCTACAAGATTCGCGGCAATGACTTTTCCGCGTTCTTCAGCGGCAAGGTGCGGCGTCTGATCGTGCCGCTGTTTTGCGTCGGGGTGCCGTTCTCCGTGTTGCAGGCGGTGGGGCCGGGCGTGAACAAGGACGTCAGCGTGATGGACGCGCTGTTGTCGTTTTATGTGCCAATCAACCACTTCTGGTTCCTGCAGGCGGTGTTCATCATTTTCATGTTTGTCGGTCTGCTGGAATGGCGCGGGCTGCTGCGTACACCGACGCGCCTGTATCTGTTGTTCGCATTCGCCGCGGCGGTGTTCCTGTTGCCGTCGTTTCCGCTGGACGCATTCGGCATCAACGGGGCGATTTATCTGCTGCCGTTCTTCGTGGCGGGCATGATCGGCCAGGAGAAAGTCAGCGAACTGAAGCAGACGTTCAAGGTGATCGGCCCGCTGGTGTTTGTGCTGATCTCGCTGACGCTGTTGTACGTGGCGTCCGTGGACCGCGAACTGATCGTCGACCGCCGTAGCCTGATCGGCCTGACGGTGGGCTGCGTGTCCTGCATCGCGTTGTTGTCGAGTGACATGCGCTCGAAGGCGCTGACCTGGCTCGGCGGTTATTCCTATGCGATTTTCCTGTTTCACGTGTTGTTCGCCGCCACGTCGCGCTCGATCCTCGGCCGCCTCGGCGTGAAAGACGAAAGCGTGCTGGTGTTCTGCGGTGTGACGTGTGGCTTGCTCGGGCCGGTGGTGTTGTCGATGATTTTCAGTCGGTTCAACTTCACCTCCGTGCTGTTTCTCGGCGAACGTGCCGCGACGAAAAAGAAGCCGGCGGCGACCATCGCTCCGGTAGCGCAGGCTTAG
- a CDS encoding mannose-1-phosphate guanylyltransferase produces the protein MNIAQHSAEIEREVDNLGVMSWLSRHQPLPSANGPWLGTLLLVDRIGVFPSSGDIRRPMRDPWPLLAHLKRIYGEQALEVEDRDGLKMIFSDWRFRVRICCNDPAIIVNVETRCVTQLMPQKTAELLSHLDLFDN, from the coding sequence ATGAACATTGCACAACATTCCGCAGAGATTGAACGTGAGGTGGACAACCTCGGGGTGATGAGCTGGTTATCCCGCCATCAGCCATTGCCCAGCGCCAATGGCCCGTGGCTGGGCACCCTGCTGCTGGTCGATCGCATCGGCGTGTTTCCCTCCTCCGGGGACATACGCCGACCGATGCGCGATCCCTGGCCCCTGCTCGCCCATCTGAAACGGATCTACGGCGAACAGGCGCTGGAGGTCGAGGACCGCGACGGCCTGAAGATGATTTTCAGCGACTGGCGTTTTCGCGTGCGGATCTGCTGCAACGACCCGGCGATCATCGTCAACGTGGAAACCCGTTGCGTGACGCAGTTGATGCCGCAGAAAACCGCAGAACTGCTGAGCCATCTGGATCTGTTCGACAACTGA
- a CDS encoding SGNH/GDSL hydrolase family protein, whose translation MLAVDDGPPVAASVVQVGDARERFGQWREGKAGKVLSISVIGDSYSAGQDFYLNKLVQRVAGEVGFAGPGYVGFNHGAALGGTHFKYTRSSEKYFGGDWQVSGLGQASPDSRTVTGRPGAWLQVDASPTPAINTAVTQAKLLYLGNGESSELRYRWSPSADWQPLKLAGDGVQEVPLSGTSAATDWAFRLEVVKGAPTLFGLWLSNDQDGVRVSKLAASGAASADFYHDDARWQTQWKAVVSKIPADIYLIMLGGNDQGFGVKPEQYLHNVQGLVGMLREIQPAASINLILRQDTTRSSAYPMSAYAQVIEPWARDQQLGYANLQCAFGTDVKRYAAAMIGPDKIHPVPATGGRVIADYFYRWVVGGQQKVSPQDRCGETSK comes from the coding sequence ATGTTGGCTGTTGATGATGGGCCGCCGGTGGCGGCGTCGGTGGTGCAGGTCGGCGACGCTCGCGAGCGGTTTGGCCAGTGGCGCGAAGGCAAGGCCGGCAAGGTGTTGTCGATCTCGGTGATCGGCGACAGCTACAGCGCCGGGCAGGATTTCTACCTGAACAAACTGGTGCAACGGGTGGCCGGGGAGGTCGGGTTTGCCGGGCCGGGTTATGTCGGTTTCAACCACGGCGCAGCGCTGGGAGGTACGCATTTCAAATACACCCGCAGCAGCGAGAAATACTTCGGCGGCGACTGGCAGGTCTCCGGCCTCGGTCAGGCCAGCCCCGACAGCCGCACGGTGACCGGCCGGCCCGGCGCCTGGCTGCAAGTCGACGCCAGCCCGACGCCCGCCATCAACACTGCCGTCACTCAGGCGAAACTGCTCTATCTCGGCAACGGTGAGTCCAGTGAACTGCGTTATCGCTGGTCACCCTCCGCCGATTGGCAGCCGTTGAAACTTGCAGGCGACGGGGTTCAGGAAGTCCCGCTGTCCGGCACGTCGGCCGCGACCGATTGGGCTTTCAGACTGGAAGTGGTGAAGGGCGCGCCGACCCTGTTCGGCCTGTGGCTGAGCAACGATCAGGACGGGGTTCGGGTGTCGAAACTGGCGGCGTCCGGCGCGGCGTCCGCTGATTTCTACCACGACGATGCGCGCTGGCAGACGCAGTGGAAAGCCGTGGTGTCGAAGATCCCCGCAGACATTTACCTGATCATGCTCGGTGGCAACGATCAGGGTTTCGGCGTGAAGCCCGAGCAGTATCTGCATAACGTTCAGGGTCTGGTCGGCATGCTCCGCGAGATTCAACCGGCGGCGAGCATCAACCTGATCCTGCGTCAGGACACCACCCGCTCCAGCGCCTATCCGATGTCGGCTTACGCGCAGGTCATCGAGCCCTGGGCCCGTGATCAGCAGCTGGGTTATGCCAATCTGCAATGCGCGTTCGGCACCGACGTCAAACGCTACGCGGCGGCCATGATCGGGCCTGACAAGATTCATCCGGTGCCGGCCACGGGCGGGCGGGTGATTGCCGATTACTTTTATCGTTGGGTCGTGGGCGGACAGCAAAAAGTCTCGCCACAGGACCGCTGTGGCGAGACTTCGAAGTAG